The genomic stretch CCAAGGCGGCCCCCATCCGGCGCATGGCCTCCACCACATGTCGGTCGCCGACCGGAGTCCGAATCAGCTGGCCTCCCTGCTCGGCCATGAAGACCTCCAGGGCCATATTGCTCATGACCGTGGCCACCAGATTTCGGCCCGGCAAGGCGTCACGACCGATCATTTCCTTGGCGCACAGGGCCATGATCTGGTCACCGTCGAGAACACGACCCTTTTCATCCACGGCGATGAGCCGGTCGGCGTCCCCGTCCAGGGTGATACCGATGTCCGCCCCATGCTCGAGGACCAGTCGGGCGGCCGTTTCCGGATACAACGATCCGCATTTTCTATTGATGTTCAGTCCGTCAGGGTCCACCCCGACCTTGACCACCCTGGCCCCCAATTCCTCGAAAATAAGAGGCGCCACCCGGTAGGCCGCCCCGTTGGCACAGTCCAGAACGATCTTCAGCCCATCCAGGGTGCAGTCCGCCGGAATGGTGTTCTTCAGGTAGACGATGTAGCGTCCCGGACTGTCCTGAATCTTTACCGCCCTGCCCATGGCCTCGGGCTGTGGCGGATTCCATTTCATCTCCCGGTCCATGACCATGCGGGTGATCTCGTCCTCGACGGCGTCGGCCAGCTTGAAACCCGTGCTGTTAAAAAACTTGATGCCGTTGTCCATGAACGGATTGTGCGAAGCCGAAATGACCACGCCGAGGTCGGCTCGCATATTGCGGGTGAGAAAAGAAATGGCCGGCGTGGGCAGGGGACCCACAAGATAGACGTCCACCCCGCTGGCGCAGAAACCGGAGGTCAAAGCAGACTCGAACACATAGCCTGAAAGACGGGTGTCCTTGCCGATGACAACTCGGTGACGACGCAAACCGTTGCGAAAGAACTGGCCCGCGGCCAATCCGACCCGGAGCACCAGTTCCGGCTGCATGGGAAAAATGTTGACCTGCCCGCGCAGGCCGTCTGTGCCGAACAAAGGCTTCACGCCATGACTCCTTTATGATCGACCGGCAGTCCTCAAGGGCCGAATTCGGCTTCCGGCTCGACCAGGTTTACTTCATTATTGTTGGCCGGGCCGCCCTTTTTGGTAAGTACGACATCAAGCTGGGTCGGCTTGGCTTCGAGAAGCATCGTGTCGTCGGGCAGGACCACCCTGTAGGAGACCTTGTGGTCTCCCTCGCTCAGGGAGGCTGCGGGCTCCAACTGAACGGCTACCATTTCACGCCAGCTTTCGTCCTTGAGAAAATAGAGGGGCAAATCGACCTTGATCCTAACATACTCCGGCCAGAAACTCATCTCGTACCCGACCGGAGCCCTGGCCGTGACCGGCCTCTTGACCCAAATCTCCTGAGTCTTGGCGGCGAACTCCAGCCGCACCCGGACCGAATTGGTCGAGGTCTCCACCCGGGCCGGAACCTCGAGATTGATCACTCCTTCCCAAAGGCTGAGATTGTCCTTTCCGACGACCACCTCCTCGGTGGCGATGGACTCCAAGGAAGCCAGGACCTTGCCCGGCCCCTTGATCTCGACGCTCTCCGGCGTGCTCCTGGCTTCTATGAAGGTGAATTCCGAGGCGTCCGGGCCGCCTGACCAGCGTATGTTCACGGGGATCTTCCGAGTCTCGGCCACGTCGGCCGTCAGTTCCAGGCGGGATGGCTCGATCTCGATGATCTCCAGGGCCTTACTGAACCTGGGAATGTTTTCGGGATCGAGAACAATGGTGTTCGATCCAGTCTTCAGCCCCCCGAGGTCGGCGATATAGGCCAGCTTCTGGACGCTGTCCCCTCTGACCAGTCCCTGGCTGCCTCGAACCCGGATCTGAACTCGGTTCACCAGCCCGGAGGTGATGATCATTCCCTTGGGGATTTTCACGTATTCCACCGGGATCTCGACCCAGGTGTCCACCTTTTCCCGACCCGAAACCAGATACCAGGTGAAGAAAGCCAACATCAGGGACAAGACTAGGGCGAACCAGTTCTTCATCATGACCTCATCGCTCCAGTGCGGCGGTCAGCACTTTCTGCAGCCTGTTCTCGTCCAGGCTCGAGGTCAGCTTGCCGCCGATGGCCACCGAAATGGTCCCCCGCTCCTCTGACACCACCACGGCCACGGCGTCGGTTTCCTCGGTGATGCCCATGGCCGCCCTATGCCGGGTTCCCAGGGTCGACTTGTGTCGCACACCCACGGCCAAGGGCAGAATGCACCCGGCGGCCTTGACCAGACCTCTCTGAACGATGACAGCCCCGTCATGCAGGGGGGTATCCGGATGGAAGATGGTCAAAAGCAGGTCCTTGCTCAGCTTGGCCTGAAGCTCGACTCCCCGCTCAGTGACGTCCCCCAGGGGAACCCGTTTTTCCAGGACCACCAGGGCCCCGATCCGTTCCCGGGCCATCTGGACCAGAGCCAGAACCAGCTCGTTCAGAACCTGCTCCTCGAGCTTGGGAGAACGCCAGAACCGTCCAGCCCCCATTTCGGAAAGGGCCTTGCGGATGTCCCGACGAAAGAGAATGATGACCACCAAGAAGATGGATCCCAGGAAATTGGTCAGCAGCCAATGCAGGGTGTAAAACCCGAACTCCCCGGCCATGTAGTAGACGATCAGGATGAGCAGGAGCCCGATGATGACCGATACGGCCCGGGTCCCTTTGACCATCAAAATAATCCGGTAGTAGACGAAGGCCACCAGGAGGATGTCCACCGCGTCGCGCCAGGACATCTGAAGCTCGAACTCTCTCAAGAAATCGATCATTGCGGCCTCACCGGTACAGGCATGGATGGGGACAGGGCCTGAGCCATGGCCAAGGCCGTCCGGGCTCCGGCCGGGTCGTGAACCCGATGAACGGCAACGCCTCGGGCTCCCAGCAGGGCCGTGGCCACCTCCGTGACCCGTTCCCGGTCATTGATTCCCAGTCCCAGGAGATCGCCCCACAGAGACTTGTTGGACACGCCCACGTACAGGGGTCGGCCAAGCTCGGCCAAGCGCTCAATGCTTCTGAGTAAAGACAGATTGTGCTCCAGACGCTTTCCGAAACCGATGCCAGGATCAAGGGCGATTCGGTCTTCCGGCAGACCGGCGCGTACCAGGAAGGCCATCCGCTCCTCGAAAAAAGATCGAACTTCGTCGACCACGTCCCCGTATCTGGGATCGACCTGCATGGTCTTGGGCCGACCCAGACTGTGCATCAGCACGTACCCCGGCTGAAACTGAACCAAAACATCGACCAGAACGGGATCGAACCGGCAGGCAGAAACGTCGTTGACCACGTTTGCCCCGGCCTCCAGGCAGGCCTTGGCCACTTCGGCCTTGGTTGTGTCCACCGACACGGGAAGATCCGGGTCGGCCGCACGCAACCCGGTGATGACCGGCAAAACCCTGGCCAGTTCCTCTTGGGGCCCCACAGATTCAGCCCCGGGCCGAGTGCTCTCCCCTCCCACATCGACCATGTCCGCGCCCTTCAGGACCAGCTCCATTCCCCGGACCACGGCCGCCTCTGCGGTCGCGTCCCGTCCACCGTCGTAAAAGGAGTCCGGCGTGATGTTCAGAATACCAACCACGGCCAACACAGCACGGCCAAGGCTCTTTCCGCCGCCTCCGATCCGCCAAGCTTCGGCCGGAACGAATTGAAGGCTCATGGAAAAAAGGCCCCCGGATTCAACGCCCTTCCTTGGAATCGCCGCTCCCCTGGCCTTGTTCCTCCAAGGAAAACTCGTCCGATCCCTCGTCTCCTGGGCCGGAATTGGACTTCTCGTCTCCGGTGCTCTCGCCGCTCTCTTCATGGCCGTCTATCACCGGCTCGGGCAGTTCGCGGCCCTCCATGATCAGCTCCACTTCGGCACCGGTCAGAGTTTCACGCTCAATCAGAGCATCGGCCAAGGCATGCAAGGTCTCGATCCGTTCCACGATCAGGGCCTTGGACCGATCATGGGCCCCCATGACGATCCGCTTGATCTCGGCGTCGATCTGCCGGGCCGTTTCCTCGCTATAGTCCTTGTGCATGGCCATGTCCCGGCCCAGAAAGACTTCAGAGCCCGAATCGCCCATGGAGATGGGGCCGATCTTCTCGCTCATGCCCCACTCGCAGACCATTTTCCGGGCCATTTTGGTCGCCCGTTCAATGTCGTTGCCCGCCCCGGTGGTGATCCTGTCGAATACGACTTCCTCGGCCACTCGGCCGCCCATAAGCACCGAAAGGGAATTCTCCAGATAGGTCTTGCTGTATGTGTGCCGGTCATCAACAGGGAGCTGCATGGTCACTCCCAGTGCCCGCCCTCTAGGTATGATGGACACCTTGTGCACCGGGTCCGTTCCCGGCAAGAGCCGGGCCACCAAGGTGTGTCCGCCTTCGTGATAGGCCGTGGTCTTCTTCTCCTCGTCGGACAGGATCAGACTGCGGCGCTCCTTGCCCATGAGAACCTTGTCCTTGGCCTGCTCGAAATCATCCATGGTCAGCACTTCCTGATTCAGCTTGGCCGCATGCAGGGCGGCCTCGTTGACCAGATTCTCAAGATCGGCTCCGGAGAAACCCGGCGTGCCCCGGGCCAGGATATCCAAGTCCACGCTCTTGGACAGGGGGGTGCGTCTGGTGTGGACCTCCAGGATACGCCGTCGACCGTTCAAATCCGGGTTGGGCACCACCACCTGGCGGTCAAATCGCCCGGGCCGGAGCAGAGCCGGGTCAAGGACGTCCGGCCTGTTGGTAGCCGCAATGAGGATGACGCCCTCGTTGGACTCGAACCCGTCCATCTCCACTAAAAGGGCGTTCAGGGTCTGTTCCCGCTCGTCGTGACCGCCGCCCAGGCCGGCGCCTCGCTGGCGACCCACGGCGTCGATCTCGTCGATGAAGATCAGGCACGGTGCGTTCTTCTTGCCCTGGACAAAGAGGTCTCGGACCCGG from Deltaproteobacteria bacterium encodes the following:
- the folP gene encoding dihydropteroate synthase, producing the protein MSLQFVPAEAWRIGGGGKSLGRAVLAVVGILNITPDSFYDGGRDATAEAAVVRGMELVLKGADMVDVGGESTRPGAESVGPQEELARVLPVITGLRAADPDLPVSVDTTKAEVAKACLEAGANVVNDVSACRFDPVLVDVLVQFQPGYVLMHSLGRPKTMQVDPRYGDVVDEVRSFFEERMAFLVRAGLPEDRIALDPGIGFGKRLEHNLSLLRSIERLAELGRPLYVGVSNKSLWGDLLGLGINDRERVTEVATALLGARGVAVHRVHDPAGARTALAMAQALSPSMPVPVRPQ
- a CDS encoding phosphoglucosamine mutase; this encodes MKPLFGTDGLRGQVNIFPMQPELVLRVGLAAGQFFRNGLRRHRVVIGKDTRLSGYVFESALTSGFCASGVDVYLVGPLPTPAISFLTRNMRADLGVVISASHNPFMDNGIKFFNSTGFKLADAVEDEITRMVMDREMKWNPPQPEAMGRAVKIQDSPGRYIVYLKNTIPADCTLDGLKIVLDCANGAAYRVAPLIFEELGARVVKVGVDPDGLNINRKCGSLYPETAARLVLEHGADIGITLDGDADRLIAVDEKGRVLDGDQIMALCAKEMIGRDALPGRNLVATVMSNMALEVFMAEQGGQLIRTPVGDRHVVEAMRRMGAALGGEQSGHLIFSDHSTTGDGILAALQLVRIMVQTGRPLSELAGLIDPFPQKLVNVHVGQKRPFDEVPAIQNAVTAAESLLGSRGRVLLRYSGTEAVARVMVEAEDREIMETVCDDLVEAVRQGLT
- a CDS encoding TIGR00159 family protein translates to MIDFLREFELQMSWRDAVDILLVAFVYYRIILMVKGTRAVSVIIGLLLILIVYYMAGEFGFYTLHWLLTNFLGSIFLVVIILFRRDIRKALSEMGAGRFWRSPKLEEQVLNELVLALVQMARERIGALVVLEKRVPLGDVTERGVELQAKLSKDLLLTIFHPDTPLHDGAVIVQRGLVKAAGCILPLAVGVRHKSTLGTRHRAAMGITEETDAVAVVVSEERGTISVAIGGKLTSSLDENRLQKVLTAALER
- a CDS encoding ATP-dependent metallopeptidase FtsH/Yme1/Tma family protein is translated as MNSFSKNLALWIVISVVMVVLFNMFNQPPQPQLSLNYTEFLGKVRDGEVLSVNIQGSRITGVMLGDKRFSSYAPEDPNLVDLLVKNNVQVEAKPEDEAPWYMTVFVSWFPMLLLIGVWIFFMRQMQGGGGKAMSFGRSRAKLMTEEQIKVTFEDVAGVDEAKEELSEVVDFLSNPKKFTRLGGRIPKGVLLVGPPGTGKTLLARAVAGEAGVPFFSISGSDFVEMFVGVGAARVRDLFVQGKKNAPCLIFIDEIDAVGRQRGAGLGGGHDEREQTLNALLVEMDGFESNEGVILIAATNRPDVLDPALLRPGRFDRQVVVPNPDLNGRRRILEVHTRRTPLSKSVDLDILARGTPGFSGADLENLVNEAALHAAKLNQEVLTMDDFEQAKDKVLMGKERRSLILSDEEKKTTAYHEGGHTLVARLLPGTDPVHKVSIIPRGRALGVTMQLPVDDRHTYSKTYLENSLSVLMGGRVAEEVVFDRITTGAGNDIERATKMARKMVCEWGMSEKIGPISMGDSGSEVFLGRDMAMHKDYSEETARQIDAEIKRIVMGAHDRSKALIVERIETLHALADALIERETLTGAEVELIMEGRELPEPVIDGHEESGESTGDEKSNSGPGDEGSDEFSLEEQGQGSGDSKEGR